The genomic region AGCACACTGTACAAAAGGGTGAAACCCTTACCTCCATTGCCAGTACCTATGGCCTTCGTATGGGGAGTATTATTCTTGCCAACAAGGATATCGACATTGACCTCCTTAAAGAGAAGGACAAGATTACCATCCCTAACGTGGATGCTTCAGATGCAGACCTCGACAAGGAATGGGCGGAGCGTCAGCAAAAGCAGGACAAGGTAGTGGCTAAGAAGGTTACGGAGAAGAAGGCATCTGTCGCTACTTCTGTAAAAGCTGTTGCAACGAGCTCCAGCCGCAAGCTGCGCCACCCTATGCCAGGTCTTAACTATACCTCCCAAGGCTTCAGCCTTTCCCACCCAGGTAAGGACTACGCCGGACCGCAGGGCACGCCTCTCTATGCCGTTGATGATGGCTGCGTAGTCATTGCTGGCTCAGGTTGGAATGGTGGATATGGTAACCGCGTTGTACTCAACATTGGGGGTGGCGTAACTGTTCTCTACGCCCACATGAAGAGCTTCGTTAAGGGTATCTCTGCCGGTGATTGTTTCGAAGCTGGCGACATCATTGGCTATAGCGGCAATACTGGCCGTTCAACAGGTCCTCACCTTCACTTTGAAGTTCGCGTAAACGGGGTGCCACGCAACCCTGGCAACTACGGGATCTAGGAGAGGTGCGGTCACTTTCCTCGCTCGCATGCTCCTCGGAAAAGGAAAGGTTTTCTAGCTTGGCCTAGAGAACTCGACTTCGAGACAAATATCAGGTATATATAAGTCCTTATGTTTGTTGACGAAAAACAACTCAATATTTCTGCCGGAAAGGGTGGCGATGGTGCTGCCCTCTTTCGTCGTGAAAAATATGTACCGTATGGCGGCCCAGATGGCGGCGATGGTGGGCAAGGCGGCGA from Verrucomicrobiia bacterium harbors:
- a CDS encoding LysM peptidoglycan-binding domain-containing M23 family metallopeptidase produces the protein MQIEEPPSPLGRKALHLTRRISVILNSIPRRLPALIPVCVAIFLTTAFSADLYAAYQLRVTPQSVNDAERVAFTLSNYLQLDTLRAAETEDDLASISFAGQNTGGLATSVPDSLREHTVQKGETLTSIASTYGLRMGSIILANKDIDIDLLKEKDKITIPNVDASDADLDKEWAERQQKQDKVVAKKVTEKKASVATSVKAVATSSSRKLRHPMPGLNYTSQGFSLSHPGKDYAGPQGTPLYAVDDGCVVIAGSGWNGGYGNRVVLNIGGGVTVLYAHMKSFVKGISAGDCFEAGDIIGYSGNTGRSTGPHLHFEVRVNGVPRNPGNYGI